The Breoghania sp. L-A4 sequence GGGCGACGTCGTCGCCCGCTACAAGCGCGCCCGCGGCTTCAACGTCCTGCATCCCATGGGCTGGGACGCCTTCGGCATGCCGGCGGAAAACGCCGCCATGCAAAACAACGTGCATCCCAAGGACTGGACCTACCAGAACATCGCCTCGATGCGTGGCCAGCTTCAATCCATGGGCCTGTCGCTCGACTGGAACCGCGAGTTCGCCACCTGCGATGTCGCCTATTACACCCAGCAGCAGAAGCTGTTCCTCGACTTCCTCAACGCCGGTCTCGCCTATCGCCGCAACGCCAAGGTGAACTGGGATCCTGTCGACAGGACGGTGCTGGCCAACGAGCAGGTGATCGACGGCCGCGGCTGGCGCTCCGGCGCGCTGGTGGAACAGCGCGAGCTGACGCAATGGTTCTTCAAGATCACCGAATTCGCCTCCGATCTGCTAGAGTCGCTCGACACCCTCGACCGTTGGCCGGACAAGGTGCGCCTGATGCAGAAGAACTGGATCGGCAAGTCGGAAGGCTTGCGGGTCTTGTTCGAATTCGCCGCCCCGGCTCCCAACGGCGACACGACGCTCGAGATCTTCACCACCCGCCCCGACACGCTGTTCGGCGCGAGCTTCATGGGCCTGTCGCCGGATCATCCGGTGACAACGGCGCTGGCCAAGGACAATCCCGAGCTTCAGGCCTTCGTCGAGGACTGCCGCCGCATCGGCACCACGGCCGCCGCCATCGAGACGGCGGAAAAGAAGGGTTTCGACACCGGGCTCAAGGTCAAGCACCCGTTCGATCCCGAGCGCCTGCTGCCAGTCTATGTCGCCAATTTCATCCTGATGGACTACGGCACCGGCGCGATCTTCGCCTGCCCGGGCCACGACCAGCGCGACCTGGATTTCGCCGGCAAATATGGCCTGCCGGTGATCCCCGTGGTGCTCCCCGAGGGCGCCGATCCCAAGGATTTCACGATCCTTGAGGAGGCCTACGTCGGCGACGGCACCATCTTCAATTCCGCGTTCCTCGATGGTCTGCCGATCGCCGAGGCCAAGGAGGAAATCTCGCGCCAGCTGGAATCGCGCACCATCGGCGGCGCGCCGCAGGGCGTGCGCCAGGTGAACTACCGGCTGCGCGACTGGGGCATCTCGCGCCAGCGCTACTGGGGCTGCCCGATCCCGATCATCCATTGCGATGCCTGCGGCCCCGTGCCGGTGCCCGCCGCCGAGCTACCCGTCGAGCTGCCCGAGGACATCACCTTCGACAAGCCCGGCAACCCGCTCGACAGGCACGCCACCTGGAAGCACGTCGCCTGCCCAGCCTGCGGCAAGCCGGCCACGCGCGAAACCGACACGATGGACACGTTTGTCGATTCATCGTGGTATTTCGCCCGCTTCACGGCCCCCCACGCCTCAACGCCGACCGACCGGGAGGCCGCCGACGGCTGGCTGCCGGTGGACCAGTACATCGGCGGCGTCGAGCACGCGATCCTGCACCTTCTGTATTCGCGCTTCTTCGCCCGCGCCATGAAGGCCACCGGCCATATCGGGCTGAAAGAGCCGTTTGCCGGCCTGTTCACGCAAGGCATGGTGACGCATGAGACCTACAAGGCGGCCGACGGCGCCTGGGTCAGCCCGGCCGAGATCGAGATCGCCGATGTCGATGGAAAACGCACCGCCACGCTGGTGGCCGACGGCACGCCGGTGACCATCGGTTCCATCGAGAAGATGTCGAAGTCGAAGAAGAACACCGTCGACCCGACCGATATCCTGGAGTCCTACGGCGCGGACACCGCACGCTGGTTCATGCTGTCCGACAGCCCGCCCGAGCGCGACGTGATCTGGACCGAGGAAGGCGCCCAGGGCGCGTTCCGCTTCGTCCAGCGTGTCTGGCGGCTGATCGGCGACATCGCCGAGACCGCGCCCGCCGGCGACCGCCCCGGCACATTCGGCGATGCGGCGACCGAGATCCGCCGCGCGACGCACAAGACGTTGGCCGCGGTGGAAAGCGATATCGAGCAGCTCGGCTTCAACCGCGCCGTCGCCCGCCTCTATGAGCTGGTCAACACGTTGAGCCGCGCGCTGGCCAAGGGGCCGGCGGATGCCGATGCCCGCTGGGCGCTGCGCGAGGCGGCCGATTTCCTGATCCACATGATGGCGCCGATGACGCCGCATTTGGCCGAGGAATGCTGGAGCGTCCTGGGCCATGATACGCTGCTGTCACAGACCGGCTGGCCCGATGTCGACAAGACGCTTTTGGTGGAAGACACCGTCACCATGCCGGTGCAGGTCAACGGCAAGAAGCGTGCGGAGTTGACCATTGCCCGCGACGCATCGCAATCTGACGTTGAGACGGCGGCGCTTGCTCTGGACGCCGTCGCCCGTTCGCTGGAAGGCCGCGCGCCGCGCAAGGTCATCGTCGTACCGCAGAGGATCGTGAATGTCGTTGCATAACACCCCGAGCGGCCGCCGCCGCAACCTTGGCCTTGCGCTGTTCGGCGTCCTGCTCGCGGCGGGCGTCGCCCTAGGCGGATGCAATGTCCGCCCGCTCTACGGCACCACGCTCGGCGCCGGCGGGCAGACCTATGAGAAACTGGCCGCCATCCAGATCGATCCGGCCAAGGATCGCGTCGAGCAGGTGCTGCGCAACGAACTGATCTTCATGTTCCAGCGCGGCGGCGAGGCGGCCCCCACCCGCTACCGGCTGCGCACCATCCTCAACCAGTCCAGATCGGCCGTGGCTGTGGAAGAACTGGCCGATGTGCCCGCAGCCTATCTAGTCGCGATGACGGCGAGCTTCCTGCTGATAGACGCAGATACCGACGAGACGCTGCTCACCGGCACCTCCTTCGCCAACGCGTCCTATGACTTTTCCAACCAGCGCTTCGCCAACCTGCGCGCCGCCCGCGACGCCGAGGACCGCGCCGCGAAAGTCATCGCCGACGACATCCGCACCCGAATCGCGTCGTATTTCGCCACCAAGGGCTAACCCGGCCACAGACGATCCTTCGGATGCGCCCGGCCTGCGCCGGGTTCCTCGGGAGGAAATGGCGCAAGCTATTGAATCTATTTTAATGTCCAGACACTGCACCTCATCCTGCGGAAGCCGCAAAGCGGCTGTCTCGAAGGATGTGCGACATGCTCCCGTGCGTCATTCCGCGTCCGAATCGGACACCGGGCGCGCAATCGCGTAGCCGATCACCAGATCGCCGGGCCGCGACCATGGCACTAAGATATGCCCCTGGGTACTCACATCGAGGCCCTCGGGCGCATCACCCCCGCCGAACCACACCAGCAGCCATCCGTCGCGCGCCAGCTCCTGCGCCAAAATCCAAGGCGACAGGGCATCGAGCCCGGGAATGCGCACCGAGGGACGATCCGCGCTGCCCGCCGACACCAGTCCCGCCAGCCACGGCTCCCCCTCAACGATGCGCAGCGGCCCACCTGTCTCCCTGCGCCAGACATCCGTCAGCCGCCCCGCGATTTCGGCCATCGGCCACCCGTTACGCGGCGGCTTGCGCTGCAGCCAGTCCGCCACCGGCCCCTGGAGCGCAAAGGCGGCGGGCAGCACCACAAGCAGCAGCAGGCAACCGGCCAGCATCCGCTGCGCGGCAGGCTTGCCCAGCCGCGTTCGCAGCAGCGCCACGGCGAGAAGCCCGGAGGTGGTGAACATCGGCGCCCCCCACATGTCCTTCAGTCCCGCGCCGGTGACCAGCGCGAGCGCCG is a genomic window containing:
- the leuS gene encoding leucine--tRNA ligase yields the protein MASERYNAREAEARWQKIWTDNNVFTTDNDDPRPKYYVLEMFPYPSGRIHMGHVRNYAMGDVVARYKRARGFNVLHPMGWDAFGMPAENAAMQNNVHPKDWTYQNIASMRGQLQSMGLSLDWNREFATCDVAYYTQQQKLFLDFLNAGLAYRRNAKVNWDPVDRTVLANEQVIDGRGWRSGALVEQRELTQWFFKITEFASDLLESLDTLDRWPDKVRLMQKNWIGKSEGLRVLFEFAAPAPNGDTTLEIFTTRPDTLFGASFMGLSPDHPVTTALAKDNPELQAFVEDCRRIGTTAAAIETAEKKGFDTGLKVKHPFDPERLLPVYVANFILMDYGTGAIFACPGHDQRDLDFAGKYGLPVIPVVLPEGADPKDFTILEEAYVGDGTIFNSAFLDGLPIAEAKEEISRQLESRTIGGAPQGVRQVNYRLRDWGISRQRYWGCPIPIIHCDACGPVPVPAAELPVELPEDITFDKPGNPLDRHATWKHVACPACGKPATRETDTMDTFVDSSWYFARFTAPHASTPTDREAADGWLPVDQYIGGVEHAILHLLYSRFFARAMKATGHIGLKEPFAGLFTQGMVTHETYKAADGAWVSPAEIEIADVDGKRTATLVADGTPVTIGSIEKMSKSKKNTVDPTDILESYGADTARWFMLSDSPPERDVIWTEEGAQGAFRFVQRVWRLIGDIAETAPAGDRPGTFGDAATEIRRATHKTLAAVESDIEQLGFNRAVARLYELVNTLSRALAKGPADADARWALREAADFLIHMMAPMTPHLAEECWSVLGHDTLLSQTGWPDVDKTLLVEDTVTMPVQVNGKKRAELTIARDASQSDVETAALALDAVARSLEGRAPRKVIVVPQRIVNVVA
- the lptE gene encoding LPS assembly lipoprotein LptE — protein: MSLHNTPSGRRRNLGLALFGVLLAAGVALGGCNVRPLYGTTLGAGGQTYEKLAAIQIDPAKDRVEQVLRNELIFMFQRGGEAAPTRYRLRTILNQSRSAVAVEELADVPAAYLVAMTASFLLIDADTDETLLTGTSFANASYDFSNQRFANLRAARDAEDRAAKVIADDIRTRIASYFATKG